The Terriglobales bacterium genome contains the following window.
CCTGTCCAGTTCATGCTGGGCGGCCTCATTCCACTCTACAAACCGGCCCGGGGCCTCAGTAATTCGCTGTACTCCCCACCGGATCACTTCCAGTCCCTTATCACTTAACGCCAAAACCCCCAGGCTTCCCATCCCAAACACAGCCAAGGGTAAAATCCACTTCTTCATCGTCTCTGCTCCATCCTCTCGTTGGGCCATGTCTCCCCACCATCTATCAATACCACACTAATTTAGACACCTCTACGGTACTAAAGTTACAAAATTTGCACTACAAAAATAGTACCTTTGCATATTCGCTGATTGGCCTACCGCAAACAGTCACTCATACAGCCATTTGGTCTGAATGCTCATCCAAATCTAATACAGCGAGGTTAAAAAGAAATTAAACCCACGCCCCCACGCCGACAAAATTGATAGTGATTTTGAAGGCAACGGCGTTACAACGGAACCGTCGAACGAGATGATTGGGCTACCGACCCTTGTCCCAGTCTTCTCGCCCGGCGGTTCGTTCTTTGATCTAAGATTCGAGGGTTTCACAGCCAAGATAAGGGTGCAGTGCCCTCGCCAAAAATTTGCGACGGGGTACAAAAGTCCTTAAACCGATATAATCCCAGAGTTACAAGAAACTACAGCAAGGAGACGTTATGCGGCGCTATTGCCTGCTTGTTTTGTTTGTGTTGTCGTTGTGTCTGGTTGGATTCGCACAAGAACATCCTACCGCCACGGTACAACCCAACACTCTGTACGTGGGGGCTGACGGAAAATATGAAGCCGAGCCGGATACGGCGCTCATACAATTCAACATTGCAGCCCAGGAACAAAATTCCAAAGATGCCTACGATCGTGCCAGCCGCGCCGCCGAGCAGGTGCGGCAATTGCTGAAGACGGATGGCATTGATCCCAAATCAGCCCAGCTCTCCTCTTTCGAGTTTCAGCCGGTGTATGACTACCGCGACCCCAAGCGCAAACTCGTGGGCTATCGCGTGAGCTCCAATGTATCGGTGAAGATCAAGGATTTCGCCAAAATCGGCCCGATCATACAAGGGCTTGGAGACATTGACATCACCGGGGACCAATCCTTGAACTACATGCTCGAAAATATTGACGTAGCCAAGCAGAAGGCCGTGCAGGATGCTTACCAGCGCGCACGGGCGTCAGCCGAAACCGTGGCACAGGCTGCGGGCAGAACATTGGGCGAGTTGCTCTACGCCTCGGTGGACACATTCGAGCAACCGAGACCACGTCCAATGGTTATGTCGGCCATGAAAGCAATGAGCGCCGCACCAGCAGCCCCGACCGAAGACTTCGGGGAGCAAAAGATTACCGTCACGGCGCATGTGAATGCGTTGTTTGGGATGAAATAGGAACCATTCAGCAGCTGCCCCCTTCGCACTGACTGCTAAGGGGGCTTGATTCTGTCTAAAGAAGTTACCATGCTGGCGCCGCTCTTTACTTTTTCTATTTTGTCAGCAATCTTCCAGCCTAATATAGGATTCCAGACAGAAGCCGGAGGTCCTCCCACTGGAAAATTGTTTGGAAAATTTACCAATGTTTTTTTCAAAATAGACACTTCTTTCATTTAAGGAAAGCGATCTAAAGAAATTGACCGAGTACTTGTCGGGCTCGCCAATCCGAAGCGTCGATCTGATTACGGCCTCTGCCTTCATGCGTGTTGTGAAAGA
Protein-coding sequences here:
- a CDS encoding SIMPL domain-containing protein (The SIMPL domain is named for its presence in mouse protein SIMPL (signalling molecule that associates with mouse pelle-like kinase). Bacterial member BP26, from Brucella, was shown to assemble into a channel-like structure, while YggE from E. coli has been associated with resistance to oxidative stress.) — translated: MRRYCLLVLFVLSLCLVGFAQEHPTATVQPNTLYVGADGKYEAEPDTALIQFNIAAQEQNSKDAYDRASRAAEQVRQLLKTDGIDPKSAQLSSFEFQPVYDYRDPKRKLVGYRVSSNVSVKIKDFAKIGPIIQGLGDIDITGDQSLNYMLENIDVAKQKAVQDAYQRARASAETVAQAAGRTLGELLYASVDTFEQPRPRPMVMSAMKAMSAAPAAPTEDFGEQKITVTAHVNALFGMK